A region of Larimichthys crocea isolate SSNF chromosome X, L_crocea_2.0, whole genome shotgun sequence DNA encodes the following proteins:
- the LOC109140517 gene encoding nucleoporin NSP1-like, protein MLKVVLVLGCLLSLTLAHPVGRNRHSWSRYYEGSHIRPRLSLQRQLWLKFFFDFFCRTTTTTTAPITSTTAPITSTTAPITSTTAPITTPAPITSTTAPITTTTAPTTTTVATTTLRGDGK, encoded by the exons ATGCTGAAGGTAGTACTTGTGCTTGGATGCCTCCTGAGCCTCACTCTGGCTCATCCT GTGGGCCGCAATCGACATTCTTGGTCACGCTACTATGAG GGTTCCCACATCCGGCCTCGACTGTCTCTGCAACGGCAACTATGGCTGAAGTTCTTTTTTGACTTCTTCTGCCGAACTACCACAACTACTACTGCACCTATCACTTCCACTACTGCACCTATCACTTCCACTACTGCACCTATCACTTCCACTACTGCACCTATTACTACTCCTGCACCTATCACTTCCACTACTGCAcctattactactactactgcacctactactactactgtggCAACTACAACTCTTAGGGGAGACGGgaagtag
- the odam gene encoding gamma-gliadin, which produces MKLQTSLLLVCLFRTSFGLPVQIGILASNSNEILRLNGLTLAALGQAQASSLLPQYVLQQQQPEVLLTPQVVNLNPQMAGPFSPQGPQLFLPNQGNPFTPMFVPNGQQEQLGGPVDPNAPNVPQQAQNPVQMFPHFQYPAYGFPQFPRQQGFSYFMPSYGTYPQQRNNAVLQPNNGQQQTLERTTQRPQLPLQQASQPKVQTERKESTTIPPDPRGDASGPGIDEGHSNFPFLFEP; this is translated from the exons ATGAAGCTCCAAACTTCCCTTCTGTTGGTCTGTCTATTCAGGACAAGCTTTGGTCTTCCA GTGCAGATTGGAATTCTTGCAAGCAACAGCAATGAG ATCCTGAGACTGAATGGACTAACTCTGGCAGCTCTTGGACAAGCACAG GCGTCTTCATTATTACCCCAGtatgtgctgcagcagcagcagcctgaggTGCTGCTCACTCCACAAGTGGTGAACCTGAACCCTCAAATGGCCGGTCCTTTCAGTCCTCAGGGGCCTCAGCTGTTTCTGCCCAACCAGGGCAACCCATTTACACCTATGTTTGTTCCCAATGGCCAGCAAGAGCAGCTTGGGGGTCCAGTGGACCCAAATGCTCCTAATGTCCCTCAGCAGGCCCAAAACCCTGTTCAG ATGTTTCCACATTTCCAGTACCCGGCTTATGGATTTCCTCAGTTTCCCAGGCAGCAG GGCTTCTCTTACTTTATGCCTTCTTACGGCACATATCCTCAGCAGAGGAACAATGCAGTGCTGCAGCCCAACAACGGTCAGCAGCAAACCCTGGAGAGAACCACACAGAGACCACAGCTCCCCCTGCAG CAAGCTTCCCAGCCTAAGGTGCAAACAGAAAGA AAAGAGTCTACTACGATTCCTCCTGATCCTCGTGGTGATGCATCTGGTCCAGGGATTGATGAG GGTCACTCCAACTTCCCCTTCTTGTTCGAGCCTTAG
- the sparcl1 gene encoding SPARC-like protein 1 gives MRACLVFLCLLAATFALSVKSKPHGKHGGLHKTSHTAKEKDIVTEEANKPQILPTLVPLEVSSHEQEDEESSSDDNANANKEDFEVTEGSDKSTAVLLSEEELVDLLKKEAEEEQEAEEIVLEEEEVKTEKSEEESGEIIEDEVEEKTLDDKLEREEDAKEEEEEKEESVEDAELLEKEEVEVEKIDREEQGAFLEETGLDLDYAADSGILSPLQLEKTPHTDDTQPDVKEKETSEKGLQTIADDYEQNVQNTEAVDSEEVSDQDQTRVAGKDEEKSKNDSGSQTKGKTRKQKKNQRARKHSPQSEETQTGQEQSQQDPQESEGSSTDNTVQKAKRRRAGKWGPLVGMNPVQIRATADLYPSSRSSPSSHPDAPADPCDNFPCKRGKTCKLDAENKPGCVCQEPSECPPGLNEFDHVCGTDNKTYDTACELFATKCNLEGTKRGHRLHLDYTGSCKLIPACEDSELVQFPLRMRDWLKNVLLQLYEHDSVSSGFLTPKQRFRVKKIFESERRLHAGDHSVELLVQDFEKNYNMYIYPVHWQFAQLDQHPADRFLTHSELAPLRVPLVPMEHCTSRFFQECDADKDKLVSFKEWTSCFGIKNEDTDVNLLF, from the exons ATGAGGGCCTGTTTGGTATTCCTGTGCCTACTGGCAGCAACATTTGCCTTGTCT GTAAAAAGTAAACCTCATGGAAAACACGGTGGATTGCATAAGACGTCACACACAGCCAAAGAAAAG GACATTGTCACAGAGGAGGCCAACAAACCACAGATCTTACCCACTTTAGTCCCACTTGAGGTCAGCAGCCATGAGCAGGAAGATGAGGAATCGAGCTCCGATGACAATGCTAATGCCAACAAGGAAGACTTTGAGGTGACTGAAGGGAGTGACAAAAGCACTGCAGTCCTGTTGAGTGAAGAGGAATTGGTAGACCTCCTGAAGaaagaggcagaagaagagcaggaagCAGAAGAAATTGtgctggaggaagaagaagtcaaGACAGAGAAAAGCGAGGAGGAGTCTGGCGAGATCATTgaggatgaggtggaggagaagacgTTGGATGACAAActagagagagaggaagatgctaaagaggaagaagaagaaaaggaggagagtgTGGAAGATGCTGAATTGctggagaaagaagaagtggaggtggaaaagatagacagagaggagcAAGGGGCATTTCTGGAGGAAACTGGACTTGATCTTGACTATGCTGCTGATAGTGGCATCTTATCACCTCTGCAGCTTGAAAAAACCCCACACACTGATGACACCCAGCCAGATGTTAAAGAGAAGGAAACCAGTGAGAAAGGACTGCAGACCATTGCAGATGACTATGAACAAAACGTACAAAACACTGAGGCAGTGGACAGTGAGGAAGTGTCTGATCAGGATCAGACCCGAGTGGCTGGAAAGGACGAAGAGAAAAGTAAGAATGACAGTGGAAGTCAAACCAAAGGAAAGACAAGGAAGCAAAAGAAGAACCAGAGGGCAAGGAAGCACTCTCCACAGAGTGAGGAGACACAGACCGGACAGGAACAGAGCCAACAGGATCCCCAGGAGTCTGAGGgcagcagcactgacaataCAGTccaaaaagcaaagaggagaagGGCAGGAAAATGG GGTCCTTTAGTAGGAATGAATCCAGTGCAGATAAGAGCCACAGCGGATCTCTACCCCAGTTCCAGGTCCTCTCCCAGCAGTCACCCAGATGCCCCTGCTG ATCCCTGTGACAATTTCCCATGCAAACGTGGAAAGACGTGTAAACTCGATGCGGAGAATAAGCCGGGCTGTGTGTGTCAAGAGCCGTCTGAATGTCCTCCCGGTTTGAACGAGTTTGATCAC GTTTGTGGGACGGACAACAAAACATACGATACAGCATGTGAACTCTTTGCTACTAAATGCAACCTTGAAGGGACAAAGAGAGGACACAGGCTGCATCTGGACTACACTGGGTCATGCAAAT TAATACCTGCATGTGAGGACAGTGAGCTGGTTCAGTTCCCTCTGCGAATGAGGGACTGGCTTAAGAATGTGTTGCTGCAGCTCTACGAACACGACTCGGTGTCTTCTGGCTTCCTCACTCCTAAACAACGCTTTAGA gtgaAGAAAATCTTTGAGAGTGAGAGACGTCTTCATGCTGGTGATCACTCTGTTGAGCTCCTTGTGCAGGACTTTGAGAAGAACTACAACATGTACATCTACCCAGTGCACTGGCAGTTTGCCCAGCTGGACCAACACCCAGCTGACAG ATTCCTGACCCACTCAGAGCTGGCCCCACTTCGAGTCCCTCTGGTGCCAATGGAGCACTGCACATCCCGTTTCTTCCAAGAGTGTGACGCTGACAAGGACAAGCTGGTGTCTTTTAAAGAGTGGACTTCCTGTTTTGGTATCAAGAATG AGGATACGGACGTCAACCTGTTATTCTga